CGCTCGAGACTTGCTAGAGCAAGCATGTTGGACGGATACGACATCGCCGCCCCGAAGCTTATTGTGTCGCCCTTGATTCGTTCGATCGTCAAAGGACACACACCAGCTAGGAGGCTTAGCACGCCCCGGAAATAGGACTCGACACTGGCGACCGCGGCTACGACGACCATCTCGCCGAGCACATCTTGAGAAGATTTGTCCCCGGCGCCATCGCCTGCCGCGATTTTCGCGAGAACGCGGATCGACGCTTCAAATTCGTCAATCGGACTGACAAGCGCCCCGCTTGCCTCTCTGACACAATCAGAGATTTGCATATTTTCTGGCTGCGTGTCGCGGGAAACACTGACTAACGTGCGAGGCGCCTTACTCATAAACAAATTCTTCCGCAAGGGCCTTGATCGCTACAGCGCGCACTGGCCCGATGTAATTCGTGCCAAGAAGTTTCTGACTGTCTTCGTCGAGGATGATGTCGTTTACGGTCAGCAACTCTCCTCCTGAAATAAGGCGTTGGGAGATAGCTTCCGACAGGGGAAGTGCCTCGACGCTCTGTCGAAGCAGTTCCTCGTAGACAGAGACTTGAGGCAGGCTGGCCCCGCAATTTGAACAGAATCTTGCCTCAGGATTCTCCCGTTCGAAGCCGCACGCTGGACACGCACCAAGGTCAAGGCGACAACGTTCTAAGTAGTCCGGCCCTAGCAGGGTCGTGACTTGCCGTCGGACGCGAACGGTGTGTTGACGAGACAAAAGGCTCTCGACCGCATTAGCAGTGCTTGGATTTCGACCCAATGCGAGAGCATTTCCATCTAGCAACAGTGCATAATGCGGAACTATGACCTTGAACGATCGTTCACCGTTTGAGATGCGCGTAAGCTGTTGCCTGACCACGCCGGCGTACTCAAGGAAACCCAGCACACGCTCCACCTCCGGCCCGAGGGGCTCTTGGAGAAGAATGCGAATGGCACGCTCATCGGTATCAGGATTTCGCTGTTCGTTGTACTCACGAATCGCGTTTACACAGGCGTCCACTAGCTCCCTTCCCACCTGAACAAAGTTCTTGTACCGGGGCAGCTTCGACTCAAGGGATGTGAACACCTTGAGCGCGTTGTGGGCTGTCTCACTCACCGCAGTGCTCGTGAACGTCAGTGTCGACGTCGGCGTGCTGTTGCGTTTCTTCTCAACCACTTGCGCGAGCATGGAGAGCATCGCGCGAGGCAACCCAAAACTGGCCAGAGCAATAAAATCTAAGAGCCCGTCGCGTTGTTCTAGATCAGCAAAAACGTCGTGTGGAAGTCGCTTCTGAGCGATCTCTTTCATGAGGTCGAGATATTGAACGTCGTCGGGTCGCAACCACACGTCGATTAGCTGCGCGTCATGACCGACGTGGAAGCGCGGTGTATAGCTTGTGACACCAGGGTAGACGGCTGCCTTGGAGCTAACGACGCGTGACCGGAGCCCACTGAATATCTCGAAGAATTCTCTCTGCTGCTCAGCCGCGAACGCATGCGCAGCATCGTCGAGGAGAAGGACCACCCTCCGACGCGAGGTCAAATCCGCGCACCTTTCCAGGAACTCGAGTACGCCGGTTAGGTCCAGCCGAGTTTCAGGGGCCTCATCGACCTGCCGCCTCTCAATCGCCGAAACGACGGCAGCCGCCTGTCGGCCATAGTCCTCGTCCAGATCGGGAGCCTCCAGACCCAGGTCGCTGAATGTAGAGAGCGCGCCGACAACAATCTGAGCTAGGACCCACTGACGAAATAGCGGCAGTGCTGTTGCGGATGTCTTGAATGTGGGTTCCAAGCTGATGGATTTGGAGTAGTTGACGTAAACCGGAAAAGCCCTGTCGCCTTCGATCGCGCCGAAGTAGGCAGACTTGAGGTAGGTGCTCTTGCCCGAACCTCTAGGTCCAATCAATAGGCGCTGTCCGCCTGATTCGAGAGCCTTTACGATCTCGCGCTCGCGAAACGAGAGGACAGTGAGCTGTTCCAGGTCTGAGCGACTGAGATCCTCAGCACGAAAGTTGCTTGCCAAGGAGTCTTCGTGCTCAAGTTCGTCGTAGGTTTCCAAGGACCTCTCCGCATTCTGATCGAGGCCGAGGCCAGTCGAGCTGTCGGCAATGGTCCCATTATGCACAACACTTGATCAGACATTGAGCCCGCACGATCTCCACATGTTCGACTCAGGTGTTCTTGCAAGGACCACCTCAGAACATGCTTCGCGCGACGTCACATCGGCCAGCTTCGACTGGAGAGATACGCGTCTCGGCGGCGACCCGTATCTGTGTCGGCGGCGGCTGACATCATGGGCGACATGGACCTGGGCGACGAGTTCGACGTGCACGGCGGCTTCGTCGCCGGCGACGGTGCCGCGACTCGTGACGCCGTCAACGCCGACGACCCCGTCCACTCGACGGCCGTGCCGCTGGTCGACGCCGTCGACGTCATCCGGCTCGTCGGGCCCCGCGCCTTCAACCGGGCGAAAGAGTACGTCCGCGACTCAGCCGTGCTCACCACGGAATGGCACCCGGCCGACGAGCGCCTCGAGGGCACCGTCCAGGGCGCCGAGTCGACGCCGTACCAGGTCGTCGTCGACCTGCGGGCGACCCGCGGCGAGTACAGCCGACCGGTCCGCAGCCGGTGCACCTGCCCGATCGGCGGCGACTGCAAGCACGTCGCGGCGACTCTGCTCCAGAGCAACTCCCGAGCCGTGGCCGATCGCAGTGCTCCGACACCCACCGTCGCCGACCTGACGACCGGGGGCGTGACCGCGCTCGGCGCTGCACGGACCGGCACGGGCGGGAGCGACTGGCGGTCGACGGTGGGTGCGATCGGGCAGCCGACCCGCGCCTCCTCGGCCCGGACGACCCGCATGGGTCTGCTGTTCGAACTGCGCGACCGGGCTCACTCGACCCGGGGGCGCGCGGTCGCGCCCTCCGCCCGCCGTCAGGGCGGACCGACGGTGCAGCGACTCGGCGTGCGGCCGGTCACCCTGAGCGGCACGGGCAACTGGGTGCGGGGCAACCTCACCTGGTCGTCGTTGCCGTACCAACTCAACCGGCTCGCCATCGACCCCGAGCACCACGCCTGGTTCGGCCAGTTCGCGGCGCTGCACCGGTCGGCCGTCTCGACCTACACGCCGGGCGACGCCGACTGGCTGTTCGTCGACGACTTCGGCAGCCCCCTGCTCTGGCCGCTGCTGGCCGAGGCCGAGCGCCTCGGCATCTCGCTCGTGACGGGCAAGCGCTCGACCGACGTCCTCGTCGGTGACGAGGCCCGGGTGACCGTCGACGCGGTGCGCGGCGATGACGGCTCGATGCTGCTGACCGCCGGGGTCACCGTCGACGGCGTGGCCCAGCGTGCGGAGTCGACCGGCGTGATCGCCGACCACGGGGTGTGGTGCGTCGCGCACGAACCTGCGCTGACCTTCACCCTCGCGCCGACCGCGGCCCCGCTCGACGACGAGCAACGCCGGCTCTTGACCGTCACGCCCGAGGTGGTCGTGCCCGCCGCCGACTCCGACGAGTTCCTGCGCGACTACTACCCCACCCTGCGCCGGCGCGTCGACGTCGTCAGCTCGGACGCCTCGATCGAGTTCCCGACGATCGTGCCGCCCGTGCTGACGCTGACGGTCACCTTCGAGAAGGGGCAGGCGATACGGCTGACGTGGGGGTGGACGATCGACGGCACGCTGCGGCCGCCGACGGCGCACTCCCCCGTCCCCGACCTGGGCGAGCTCGACGTCGTCCCCCGCGATCAGGTGCTGAAGGGGGTGACCGCAGCCGAGTTCGCGACGGGCACGCTGCCCGCCCTCGAGGCGCGAACCGACCTGCAGGTCGACCTCGTCGGCACGCGGCCCGACTATCGCGAGCTGACCGACGAGCCACGTCTGACCATCACCACCATGCCGACCGACAAGCGCGACTGGTTCAACCTCGGCGTGCTGGTGACCGTCGAGGGACGGACCGTCCCCTTCACACCGCTCATCACCGCCCTCGCGAAGGGGCGGAAGAAGCTGCTGCTCGTCGACCACTCCTACCTCTCCCTCGACCACCCGGCCTTCGACGAGCTGAAGAGACTGATCGACGAGGCGTCGGCGCTCGACGAGTGGCAGGTCGCCCCGCGCATCAACCGCTACCAGGCGAGTCTCTGGTCCGAACTCGACGAACTCGCCGACGAGACCGTCCCCGCCGCCGAGTGGCAGCAGGCGGTCGGCGGGCTCCTGGCCCTCGCCGACGCCGGCGGCCTCGAGGCCGCCACGGCGATCCCCGTGCCGGCCGCGGTGGACGCGACCCTGCGCCCGTACCAGCACGAGGGGTTCGCCTGGCTCGCCTTCCTCCACGACCAGGGGCTCGGTGGCGTCCTGGCCGACGACATGGGGCTCGGCAAGACGCTGCAGACGCTCGCGCTCGTCGCACACGTGCGCGAGACCGAACGAGCCCGGGCCGGCGACCCCGCAGTCGCAGCCGCAGCCGCAGCCGGAGCCGTGTCGGACGGTCCGAGCATCCCGCCCGCACCCTTCCTCGTCGTCGCTCCGACCTCGGTGGTGTCGAACTGGGCGGCCGAGGCTGCACGGTTCACCCCGGGGCTGACCGTCCGGGCCGTGACCGCCACCCAGGCGAAGGGCGGGCGGGGGTCGGTGCACGACCTCGCGCAAGGTGCCGACGTCGTCGTGACCTCGTACGCACTGTTCCGCCTCGACTTCGCCGCGTACCAGGCCGAAGGCTGGGCGGGGCTGATCCTCGACGAGGCGCAGTTCGTCAAGAACCGCGCCTCGCAGGCTCACCGTTGCGCGGTCGACCTCGACGTGCCGTTCAAGCTCGCGATCACCGGAACGCCGCTCGAGAACAGCCTCACCGACCTGTGGTCGCTGCTGCACGTCGTGGCACCCGGCCTGCTCGGCAGCAGCGTCCGGTTCGCCGACGACTACGTCAAACCGATCACGACGGGCGAGGCGCCTGACCTGCTGCAGAAGCTGCGCAAGCGCATCCGACCGTTGATGATGCGCCGCACGAAAGAGCAGGTCGCCTCCGACCTGCCGGCCAAGCAAGAGCAGGTGCTGCGCGTCGACCTCGACCCCGCGCACCGCGACCTCTACGACGCCTTCCTGCAGCGTGAACGGCAGAAGCTGCTCGGCCTGATGGACGACCTCGACCGCAACCGGTTCATCGTCTTCCGGTCGCTCACCTTGCTGCGACTGCTGTCGCTCGACGCCTCGCTCGTCGACGAGGCCTACGCCGACATCCCCTCGGCGAAGCTCGACCAGCTGCTCGACGAACTCGAGGACGTCGTCGCCGAGGGGCATCGTGCGCTGATCTTCAGCCAGTTCACGACCTTCCTGCACAAGGTCGCCGCGCGACTCGAACAGCGTGGGGTCGCCTTCGAGTACCTCGACGGGTCGACCCGGCGTCGGGGCGAGGTGATCGACCGGTTCAAGACGGGCGACGCCCCGGCGTTCCTGATCAGCCTCAAGGCCGGCGGGTTCGGGCTCAACCTCACCGAGGCCGACTACGTCTTCATCCTGGACCCGTGGTGGAACCCGGCGACCGAGGCCCAGGCCGTCGACCGCACGCACCGCATCGGCCAGACGGACAACGTCATGGTCTACCGGATGATCGCGAACGACACCATCGAAGAGAAGGTGCTGGCCCTCCAGGCGCAGAAGTCGCAGCTCTTCGACGCCGTCATGGACGACGACGCCGTGTTCAGCGCGGCACTCACCGCCGACGACATCCGCGGCCTGCTCGACGCCTGACCCGGAACGGGCCGGTGCCGGCGCCGGGCGCCGGGTGCCCGTGCCGGCGCCGGGTGCCGGGTGCCGGGTGCCGGGCGCCGGGTGCCGGGCGCCGGGTGCCGGGTGCCTTCCCTGCCGGACGGGCGGGTTCGTCGACGGCGGTCGCTCTCGAGCGACCGCGTCCGACGAACCCGCCCGTTGCCGCGGGGCGCGCGTCAGCCCAGCGACACCGTCTCGGCGAAGGTGCGGGTCGTCGGCGGGGCGAGCAGCACCTCGGGCAGACGGTTCGCCCCCTCGGGGGTGGCCCGCCAGGCGACGTAGGCGTCGTGGTCGGCCGACGAGGCCCAGGTCTCGACGACGATCATCACCGACGGGTCGGCGTCGTCGATCAGCACCTCGAGCCCCTCGCAGCCGGGCCAGGCGCGCGTGGCGACGAGGGTCTCGCGGGCGATCTCGTGAGCGAGGTCGAGCCGGGCGGGGTCGACGTGGAGTTCGAGGTGGACGATGGTGGGCATGGTGGTTCCTTCGATCGGGCGGCGACCCCGGGAGCGGGCCGCGCGGCGGACGGGCCGCGACCTCCCACCCTGGCACCCGCGCCTCCTCGTCCGCCGGGTCAGGCGACGTCGACGGTCACGCGATGCCACCCCTCGGCCCCGTTCGGAGCCGGCTGCACGTATGCCTCGGGTTGCCACGTGCCGTCCGTGCCCTGCGCCCGCACGTCGATGGTGTGCGACCCCGACCCGGCCGCCCCGGCGTCCCACCGGTAGACCCACTGGCGCCAGGTGTCGGCCGACACCGAGTCGGCCAGCGTCGCGTCGAGCCACGAGCCGCCGTCGATCCGCACCTGGACCGCCTCGACCCCGGTGTGCGGCTGCCAGGCCACGCCCGCGATCGACACCGTCCCCGCGTCCACCGATCCCCCGTCGCGGGGCACGTCGATGCGTGATTCGAGCTTGACCGGCCCGAGGGCGTCCCAGCCTCGCGGCGTCCAGTAGCCCTCGGCGTCGGCGAAGCGGGTGACCTCCATCTCGACGACCCACTTGGTCGCCGACACGTAGCCGAACAGGCCGGGCACGACCATCCGCACCGGGAAGCCGTGCTCGATCGGCAGCGGCTGGCCGTTCATGCCGACCGCGAGCAGCGCGTCGGTGCCCTCGTCCTGCAGCACGTCGAGCGGGGTGCCGGCCGAGAAGCCGTCGATGCTGCGGGACAGCACCATGTCGGCGCCACCGTTCGGACCCGCCCGGTCGAGCAGCGAGCGGATCGGGTAGCCGAGCCAGAGCGCGTTGCCGATGAGGTCGCCGCCGACGTCGTTCGAGACGCAGCTGAGGGTCGCCATGTGCTCCTCGAGCGGCAGGGCGAGCAGCTCGTCGAACGAGATCGACACCTCGCGATCGACCAGGCCGTGGATGCGCAGGCTCCAGTCGGCCGGGTCGATCGACGGCACCTGGAGGGCCGTGTCGATGCGGTAGAAGTCGGCGTTGGGCGTGACGTAGGGCGTGATTCCCTCGACGTCCAGGGAGGCGCCGGCCGGCACCGCGGTCTCGGTCACACTCGCGCGCGGCAGCGTCAGGGCACGCCGCAGCGCCGCCGCGTTCGCGCGGCCCGCGTTCACCACGCGCGCCCCCGTGCCGACGACGACCGCGGCCACGCCGGCCACCACCGTGTAGGTCAGGAACGACCGGCGCTCGAGCCCGGGCCCGCGCAGCGGCGGGACGGGCTGCGTCTGCTCGGCCCACCCGGGCGACGTCGAAAAGACCCACCGACGGAGGCGCGAGGCGAGCTTGTCGACGAGCAGCACGGCTGCGAAGGTGCCGACGAGGCTCGGGATGGCGTCCACCTGGCCGGCGTCCGCGCGGGTCAGGACGGCGATCACGGCGAGCGCCCCGCCCGCCACGAAGGCGATCTTGCCGATCGGCTGGCGGCGGTACTCGCCGTAGCCGGCCGCGCCGGTGATGACGACGAGCAGCACGCCCATCAGCACGAAGAGGGCGACCTTGTCGCCGGTGCCGAACAGCGACACCATGGTGTCCTTCACGCCGGCGGGGGCGAGGTCGATGACCGCTGAGCCGACGGCGAAGAGCGGGCTGCCGGTGGGTCCGGTGACGAGGGCGACGACCTCGGCGGCGGCGAGGAACGCGGCCATCGACACGACGCCGGCGAGTGCGGCCCACAGGCCGGCGGCGCGGGGGGTCATCGGGTCGCCGGGCCCGGGCGTCGGGGCGGGGTCGGGCGTCGCCGACTCGGGTGGGGACAGGCGGACCGACATGGGCTCAGGGTACGACGCGTGGCTCGGGAACCGCCTGCGTCCTCGGGTGCCGGCCCGCGCCTCCTCGCCGTGAGGCCGTGGGGCGGACGCCCTCCCGCGTTTCGGGGCCGTGACGATGTGCGGCCGCCTCTTCCGTCGCCGCGACGACCGGAGCAGGATGACCGGAACGCCCGAGACACACCGATGCGCCCCCGGAGGTCAGCATGTCGACGACGAACCAGCAGCCCGCGAACCGGCCGCCCGCGAACCAGGCCCAGCCGCCCACGACCGACACGGGTGAGAGTCCCACCGAGCTGAAGCGGGCCATCGGCCCGAAGCTGTTGTTGCTCTTCATCGTCGGCGACATCCTGGGCACGGGCGTCTACGCCCTGACCGGGCAGGTCGCGGCCGAGGTCGGCGGTGCGGCCTGGCTGCCGTTCCTGATCGCGTTCGCCGTGGCGCTGGTGACGGCGTTCTCGTACCTCGAACTCGTGACGAAGTACCCGCAGACCGCGGGCGCGGCCCTCTACGTGCACAAGGCGTTCGGCATCCACTTCGTGACGTTCATCGTCTGCTTCGTGGTGATGTGCTCGGGCATCACGAGCGCGTCGACCGCGTCACGGGCGTTCGCGGCCAACCTGGCGGCGGGCATCGGCGTCGAGCTGTCGAACTCGGCCGTGATGCTGATCGCGATGGCGTTCATGCTGCTCGTGATGGCGGTGAACTTCCGCGGCGTGAGCGAGAGCGTCAAGGCGAACGTCGTACTCACCCTGATCGAGCTCTCGGGCCTCGTCATGGTGATCCTGATCGGCTTCTGGTTCATCGCCGGCGGCAACGCCGACTGGGGCCAGGTCGTGCTGTTCGAGACGCCCGGTGACAAGTCGCTGCTGTTGAGCGTCAGCACGGCGACGTCGCTCGCGTTCTTCGCCATGGTCGGCTTCGAGGACTCGGTCAACATGGCGGAGGAGACGAAGGACCCGAGCCGCATCTTCCCCAAGGTCATGCTGACCGGTCTGGGCATCACCGCGGTGATCTACGTGCTCGTCTCGATCTGCGCCGTGGCGATCGTGCCCATCGGCGAGCTGGCCGACAACGAGACACCGCTGGTCACGGTGGTGAACACCGCCGCCCCGGACTTCCCGATCGGCGGGCTGCTGCCGTTCATCTCGATGTTCGCCGTCGCGAACAGCGCCCTGATCAACATGATGATGGCCAGCAGACTGCTCTACGGCATGAGCAAGCAGGGCGTGCTGCCGGGCTTCCTGGGCAAGGTGCACGCCACACGCCAGACCCCGTGGGCGTCGATCGTCTTCACGACGGCGCTCAGCCTGGTGCTGATCGGCTACGTCTCGCTGTCGCCCGAGTCGCCCATCGTGGCCGTGCTCGGCGGCACGACGTCCCTCCTGCTGCTGTCGGTGTTCGCCCTGGTCAACGTCGTCGTCCTGGTGTTGCGGCGCGACGCGGTGACGCACAAGCATTTCCGGGCGGGCACGGTGCTGCCGATCATCGGCGTCGTGGCGTGCCTCTGGCTCGTGCTGCCGGTGTCCTCCGGGCGCGGCGCCGAGCAGTACACGATCGCCGGCGGCCTGCTCGCGATCGGCGTCGTCCTCTGGCTCGTGACGTTCGTGTCGCGCCGGGGCCGGCCGGTGCCGAGCGACGCGATCGCCGACGCCGAGCGCGCCGACCCGCGGGTGTAGAGGGACCGAGGCGCGGGTCGAGGACGCAGGAGGCGCGGCGCCGGTCCCGTGACCGACACCGCACCAGCCCTGCCGCCGACCCGCGCCTCCTCGGCCGATCGCGCCTCCTCGGCCGATCGCGCCTACGGGATGAGGCGGGCGGAGCGGTACCGCTCGAACAGGTCGACGAACGCCTGCTCGGTGCGGCGGTACCGGGTGAAGCCGGCGTCACGGGCCTTGCCCATGTCGGTGACGACCTCGATGTCGCGGCCGAGGTCGCCGTCGGTGTGCCACCACGAGGCGACCCGCGACAGCTCGGGCTCGGCGAGGTCGTGCTCGGCGACGAGGTCGCGCCACTCCTGCTCGAGGCCGACCATCTGCTGCTCGAGCGGCCGCGGCTCGCCCTCGAAGCCCTCGACGAGCGCGGGGTCGATGCCGAGATGGCCGGCGAGGCGCGGCCACAGCCAACGCCAGCGGAAGACGTCGCCGTTGACGACGTTGAACGGCTCGTCGGCGCCGGCCGGGTCGGTCGCGGCCCAGATCATCTGCTCGGCAAGGACGCCCGCGTCGGTGACGTCGACGAGCGAGTTCCACTGCGTCTCGCTGCCGGGGAAGACGAACGGGCGGCCGAGGCGCTTGCTCAGCGCGGCCTGCACGGCGATGGTCAGCCCCATGTTCATGGCGTTGCCGACGGCGAACCCGATGACGGTGTGCGAACGGTGCACCGACCACGTGAAGCCCTGGCGCTCGGCGGCGGCGAAGAGCTCGTCCTCCTGGGCGTAGTAGAAGTTCGGGTAGGGCAGGCGCTCCTCGTCCTCGTGGAAGGGCGTGTCGGGCATGTTCCCCGTGCCGTAGGCCTCGAACGGGCCGAGGTAGTGCTTCAGCCCGGTCACGAGCGACACGTGCCGCACCGGCGCGTGGTCGAGGGCGGCCAGCAGGTCGCGGACCATGGCGCCGTTGACGGCGATGTTCTCCGCCTCGGTGTCGCGCTTCTGCCACGCGGCGAAGAACACGTGCGTCGGCTTCGCGTCGGCCAGCGCGGTGCGCAGGCTCTCGGCGCTCGTCAGGTCGGCGGCGATGCCCGTCACCCCCGCGGACGAGGAGGCGCGGCGCGAGAGGGCGAGGACGTCCCACCCCTCGCGCGTCAACTGCTCGACGAGGGCGGTGCCGGTGATGCCGCTGGCGCCGACGACGAGGGCGGTGCCGGGGACGCTTCCGCCGGCACCGGGCTGGGTGCTGTCGGTCTGGGGTGTCTCGGTGGTGCTCATCCGTGGTCCAAGCCGCGCGCGCCTCCTCGCATTCCCGCGACGGCGCGTCGCCCCGTACCCCGGGCCCCGCCACCTGACAGGCCCCCGGGTTCGCCGAGCGTACGGTCAGCCCATGGATCAGCACACGAACGAGCCCACGGACCGGACGCCCGAAGAAGAAGCGGCCGCCCTCGCGCTCGCCGTCGTGTCGCAGGCCGCGGCCATCACCCAGGGCGACCCCGAGGCCGTCGAGGCCAGCGACGAGAACCTGCGGGAGGTCGTCGCCGAGCTGACCGACCAGCCGCTCACCCCCCGGCAGGAGGACGTCGTCGCGACCCTCGGTGCCGCCGGTGGCAGCCTCGCGGCCGGCCTGACGGCCGCCCTCGCCCACGAGAAGGGCGTCGACCCCGGCATCATCCTCGGCTCGACCTCGCAGGCCATCGTGGCCCAGACGCAGTCGCCGTTCGTCGGCGGACACGACGACGGGGACGACGACCCCGAACTCGTCACGCGGGCCGAGCGCGACGCCCGGGCCCATGCGGCCGAGCGGGACGGTGCCGACCGCGGCGACGACGACGACGCCGACCACGCGTCCTAGGGCCGCGGGCCTGCACGACGTGACGGGCCCGGACGACCGGCGCCGCGCCTCCTAGACTCGACGGACGGGTCCGCGCGGGACCGCCTCGGCGGTGCCCCGGCCCGGCCGGTCGTGAGCGAGGAAGAGGTCAGCGTGTCAGACGCCAGGCGCCCGGAGCGGCCCACCCCGGTGAGGCCCCGCCCGCCGCGGGTGCCCAAGGCACCGAAGGGCAAGCCGCGGGGTCCGGCCCAGTCACGACTGGTCAATCAGCACGAGCTGCGCGACGTCCGGGCCCGGCTTCGCGGCACCATCTACGAAGGCACGACGCCCGAGCACGGCATCGGCGGCGACCTCTACTCGCCGCGTCAGATCGTCGACTTCTGCCTCGACCTGGGCGACGTCATGCTGTCGTCGGGTGCCGACGTCCGCAGCACCGAGGTCGCGATCGTCGCCGTCAGCACCAAGTGGAACCTGGCCCCGCTCGAGCTCGACATCACGGGCACGGCCATCACCATCCAGTACGCCCCGGCCGGCGACCACCCGCTGGTCAAGACCCGGGTCATCTACGCCGAGGGGTCGAACCTGCACCGGCTGTCGCGGGTCTACCAGATCGTCGACGACCTGCTGCACGACGACCGCGACATGACCGAGGCGGTCGCCGGCCTCGTCGAGGTGCTGAAGTCCCCGCCCCGCTGGCCGTCGTGGCTGACCGATCTGGCGATGGGCCTGCTCGGCGTGTCCGTGACGCTGCAGGCCGGCGGCACGTGGCAGGCCGCCGTCGGCGCCTTCGTGGTGATGATCGGCATCATGGCGTCGGGTCGCGGGCTGACCGCCCGCGGCATCCCCCAGTTCTTCGTGATCGGCCTGCAGGCCGCATCGACCGCCGCACTCGGCACGCTCGGCATCTGGGCGGGGCTGCTGACCACGGGAGGCGCGGCGGCGATGGTCGCGGCCGTGGTCGTCCTCGTCCTGCCGCACCCCACGATCGTCACCTGGGCCCAGGACGCGATCTCGGGCTTCCGGTCGATGGCCGTCGGCCGCGCCCTGGTGATCGGGCTGATCGTCGCGGGGGTGGTCTGCGGCATCCCGGCCGGTCTCGCCGTGACCGCCCGGTTCGCGGACATCGAGGTCGACCCGACGAACATCACGCTGCAGGCGCTGCCGCTCTGGCTCTCGCTCATCTCGAGCTTCGCCGCGGCGTCAGCCAACTCGATCGCCCAGGGGTCGACCGCCCGCATGATCCCGATCACGATCGGCGTCGCCCTGGTCGGCAACCTCTCGCTCTTCACCCTGCGCCACCTCGGACTGCCGCTGATGGGCGCGACGTTCGTCGCGGCGACCTTGTTGGGCGCGCTCTCGACCGTGGCCGCGGCACGCCTGCGGACGGCGGCGACGGTCATCGCCGTGCCGGCGTTCTGCGGGTCGTTGCTGCCGTCGCTCGCCGTGGCGTCGTCGCTGCTGAACTTCATGGCCGGCAACGACGGCGCCGAGGTCGACTTCGTGTTCTCGATGCTCACGACGCTGGCGATCGGTGCCGGACTCGTGCTCGGCAGCCTGCTCGCGACCCCGGGCGCCCGACGGTGGCTGCGCCGGGCCAAGCGCGTGCGGGTGCAGTCGGTGCACACGGACACGACGCCGATCAGCGTCATCGTGCCGACGGTCGCAGCGGAGCCGCCGGTCGTGGCGGAGCCGCCGGTCGCGCCGACGCCGCCGGTCGCGCCGACGCCGCCGGTCGCGGCGAAGCCGCCGGTCTCACCGGGGCCGCCGGTCGACCCGTCCACGTCGCCTGCGTCCGTGGTCAGGACCGCGCCGATCCCCGTGGCCCCGTCCGTCCCCGAGACCGGGTCGGAACCGATGCCGACCCCGCAGCGGCCGCGCCTCGCGGACCCCACCGCACCGCGCCTCCCCGGGGTCGCCCTCTCGACACCGGTCCGATCCGCCCCACCCGCGGCGGAC
This genomic interval from Frigoribacterium sp. Leaf415 contains the following:
- a CDS encoding SDR family oxidoreductase — translated: MSTTETPQTDSTQPGAGGSVPGTALVVGASGITGTALVEQLTREGWDVLALSRRASSSAGVTGIAADLTSAESLRTALADAKPTHVFFAAWQKRDTEAENIAVNGAMVRDLLAALDHAPVRHVSLVTGLKHYLGPFEAYGTGNMPDTPFHEDEERLPYPNFYYAQEDELFAAAERQGFTWSVHRSHTVIGFAVGNAMNMGLTIAVQAALSKRLGRPFVFPGSETQWNSLVDVTDAGVLAEQMIWAATDPAGADEPFNVVNGDVFRWRWLWPRLAGHLGIDPALVEGFEGEPRPLEQQMVGLEQEWRDLVAEHDLAEPELSRVASWWHTDGDLGRDIEVVTDMGKARDAGFTRYRRTEQAFVDLFERYRSARLIP
- a CDS encoding threonine/serine ThrE exporter family protein encodes the protein MSDARRPERPTPVRPRPPRVPKAPKGKPRGPAQSRLVNQHELRDVRARLRGTIYEGTTPEHGIGGDLYSPRQIVDFCLDLGDVMLSSGADVRSTEVAIVAVSTKWNLAPLELDITGTAITIQYAPAGDHPLVKTRVIYAEGSNLHRLSRVYQIVDDLLHDDRDMTEAVAGLVEVLKSPPRWPSWLTDLAMGLLGVSVTLQAGGTWQAAVGAFVVMIGIMASGRGLTARGIPQFFVIGLQAASTAALGTLGIWAGLLTTGGAAAMVAAVVVLVLPHPTIVTWAQDAISGFRSMAVGRALVIGLIVAGVVCGIPAGLAVTARFADIEVDPTNITLQALPLWLSLISSFAAASANSIAQGSTARMIPITIGVALVGNLSLFTLRHLGLPLMGATFVAATLLGALSTVAAARLRTAATVIAVPAFCGSLLPSLAVASSLLNFMAGNDGAEVDFVFSMLTTLAIGAGLVLGSLLATPGARRWLRRAKRVRVQSVHTDTTPISVIVPTVAAEPPVVAEPPVAPTPPVAPTPPVAAKPPVSPGPPVDPSTSPASVVRTAPIPVAPSVPETGSEPMPTPQRPRLADPTAPRLPGVALSTPVRSAPPAADPGTSSD